Within the Streptomyces sp. NBC_00353 genome, the region TTCGCCCTGAGCGGGGCCCAGCAGGGACTGTTCGCGTCGTACAAGGTCGCCTCGTACGACGACATCCCGGCCGCGCAGAAGGACCCGCAGGCACGCTGGTACAACGACTACGGCGGCTACGTCTCCATCGGCTGCGACGCCAAGCGCGTCAAGCACTGCCCCAGCACCTTCAAGGACCTCCTCAAGCCCGAGTACAAGGGCCAGGTCGCGCTCAACGGCAACCCGACCAAGTCCGGCTCCGCGTTCGGCGGCGTCTACGCGGCGGCCCTGGCGAACGGCGGTTCCCTCGACGACGTCCAGCCGGGACTGGACTTCTTCGCCGAGCTGAAGAAGAACGGGAACTACACGCCGGTCGAGTCGACCCCGGCCACCGTCGAGAAGGGCGAGACGCCCATCAGCATCGACTGGGACTACCTCAACGCCGGCTATGCCGACGAGTTCAAGAGCAAGGGGGTCGACTGGAAGGTCTCCGTCCCGTCCGACGGCCAGTATGCGCAGTACTACTCGCAGGCCATCACCAAGGACGCTCCGCACCCCGCCGCCGCCCGTCTCTGGCAGGAGTACCTGTACAGCGCCGAGGGCCAGAACCTCTGGCTCAAGGGCTACGCCCGCCCGGCGCTGATGCCCGCCATGGAGAAGGCCGGGACGCTCGACAAGGACGCCGCCGCCAAGCTGCCCAAGGTCTCCGGCGCGGTCACGTTCCCGACCGAGGCCCAGCAGAACAAGGCCAAGGGCGTCATCGCCCAGGGCTGGGGCAAGGCCGTCTCGGGATGACCTCCGGCACGACTGTCACTTCTGCGCCGCACCCCGTCGACGCCGCGCCCGCCGCCGTTCCCTCGGGGCGGCGGCGCCGGAGCGCCGACTGGCTCGCCGTCGTTCCGTTGCTCGTCTTCGTGGCGATCGCCTTCGGGATCCCGGCCCTGGCCATGCTGAACGGCGCCTTCACGGTCAAGGACCCGG harbors:
- a CDS encoding ABC transporter substrate-binding protein, which encodes MTLPLSRIAVLTGGLAVAALSLSACGAATSQSATTPDGKKANTATSATDFGGMDALVAAAKKEGTLHAMALPRDWANYGALIDGFTAKYGIKIDVENPDGSSQDEINAVTSRKGQDRAPDVLDLGSSFALSGAQQGLFASYKVASYDDIPAAQKDPQARWYNDYGGYVSIGCDAKRVKHCPSTFKDLLKPEYKGQVALNGNPTKSGSAFGGVYAAALANGGSLDDVQPGLDFFAELKKNGNYTPVESTPATVEKGETPISIDWDYLNAGYADEFKSKGVDWKVSVPSDGQYAQYYSQAITKDAPHPAAARLWQEYLYSAEGQNLWLKGYARPALMPAMEKAGTLDKDAAAKLPKVSGAVTFPTEAQQNKAKGVIAQGWGKAVSG